A single genomic interval of Camelina sativa cultivar DH55 chromosome 11, Cs, whole genome shotgun sequence harbors:
- the LOC104728515 gene encoding uncharacterized protein LOC104728515, which produces MTHKVWVDDVDTLLFPYNLDNNHWVGIEADLVYRRLRVYDSINSGRSDAVLQRKCKPFAKMIPRLIQAYNRRYKDENIGGAAFSYYRVKTLPQNYQQGDCGVYTLKCLECIALGVNYTGLCDAAMPSIRMKLAADVFDEVPDRDCFLQLDATSETVDYPEAEFNSGSKS; this is translated from the coding sequence ATGACACACAAGGTGTGGGTTGACGATGTAGACACCCTGCTCTTCCCATACAACCTCGATAACAACCATTGGGTAGGCATCGAAGCTGACTTAGTCTACCGAAGGCTAAGAGTTTACGATAGCATAAACAGTGGTAGAAGCGACGCGGTTCTTCAAAGGAAGTGTAAGCCGTTCGCAAAAATGATTCCACGCTTGATACAAGCATATAACCGGAGGTACAAAGATGAGAATATCGGGGGGGCGGCATTTAGTTACTACCGGGTGAAAACACTCCCACAGAACTATCAACAAGGTGACTGTGGTGTGTACACGTTGAAGTGCTTAGAGTGTATAGCTCTTGGAGTAAATTACACAGGCCTATGTGATGCGGCCATGCCTTCTATTAGGATGAAACTTGCTGCAGACGTGTTTGATGAGGTCCCAGACCGAGACTGCTTTCTCCAACTAGATGCTACGTCGGAGACAGTAGATTATCCAGAAGCTGAGTTCAACTCGGGATCAAAAAGTTGA
- the LOC104724701 gene encoding ubiquitin carboxyl-terminal hydrolase 21-like yields the protein MAEFNDPPSSDLSSSPKLAKPNKTIDDSSPTAPIRDLVTHSLSISSPVRQIQPYSPAKPDGSSSDKTLIFNSEENRENGSSDKTLITPQFIPPANNSENLLQMVSTSDSYMYSHPENRPPRRYIANYDYQSDDDEFNKTEPAKPLPFSWWYPKIEPTGVGAGLYNSGNTCFIASVLQCFTHTVPLIESLRSYVHQTPCNCGNDKFCVMQALRDHIELALRSSGYALSIDVFRNNLKHFSSDFMINHQEDAHEFLQSFLDKLERCCLDPRNKPGSVSSQDSNIVDNVFGGSLMSTLCCRNCHHVSNTFEPSLGWSLEIDYVDNLWSALDSFTCVELLEDQLTCDNCKEKVTKEKQLKFDKLPPVATFHLKRFKNDGVTMEKIFKHIEFPLELDLLPFMSGNQNPEVSTKYHLYAFVEHIGVRATFGHYSAYVRSAPETWHNFDDSKVTRFSEDRVLSQDAYILFYAREGTPWFASTFEQLKAVFEATPSNFSPKSVLDNSYESIGNSSKACNDSVGVSIPDVNWSDFSCREPKEEVFHSAESCNDEDSLAMIDALKSPEADESEKPFAETTQQREPESCSAGNKANIDESEKSPAETSQQNEPVSNPAVDRPSTDAAHVPMHKVQNQDISPKRKADENASLGGAYERKPKIQKPNSRPKRQGSFQIQRSHLQTKNQEETRRTMPMALRSNVDVDPKEKSIALSYLRKIQTPRSRMLVKVLGGSPIKKRKFRR from the exons ATGGCGGAGTTTAATGACCCACCATCATCAGATCTCTCTTCTTCGCCTAAATTAGCTAAACCCAACAAAACCATAGATGACTCTTCACCAACCGCTCCAATCAGAGACCTTGTCACTCACTCGCTCTCTATTTCGTCACCGGTTCGTCAGATCCAGCCTTATTCTCCGGCGAAACCAGATGGGTCTTCTTCagataaaaccctaattttcaattcagaggaaaacagagagaatggGTCTTCAGATAAAACCCTAATCACGCCTCAATTCATACCTCCGGCGAACAACAGCGAGAATCTTCTCCAAATGGTGAGTACGTCAGATTCGTATATGTATTCCCATCCTGAGAATCGTCCGCCGAGGAGGTACATAGCGAATTATGACTACCAAAGCGACGACGATGAGTTTAATAAGACCGAGCCAGCGAAACCTCTACCGTTCTCTTGGTGGTATCCGAAGATCGAACCCACTGGTGTT GGTGCTGGGTTGTATAACTCAGGCAACACTTGTTTCATAGCTTCTGTGTTACAGTGCTTCACTCATACTGTGCCTCTTATTGAGAGTCTTCGTTCATACGTGCATCAAACCCCTTGCAACT GTGGCAACGATAAGTTCTGTGTTATGCAAGCTCTTCGAGATCACATCGAGCTTGCTCTGAGGTCTTCAGGATATGCTTTAAGCATTGATGTATTTCGTAATAATCTGAAAC ATTTTTCATCTGATTTTATGATAAACCACCAAGAAGACGCACATGAGTTTCTACAATCATTTTTAGACAAGTTAGAGAGATGCTGTTTAGATCCTAGGAATAAGCCTGGCTCTGTCTCTTCTCAAGATTCAAACATTGTTGACAATGTCTTTGGTGGCAGTCTCATGAGTACG CTTTGTTGCCGCAATTGTCATCACGTTTCCAACACATTTGAACCTTCTCTTGGATGGAGTCTTGAAATTGATTATGTCGATAACCTCTGGAGTGCTCTAGACTCATTTACATGTGTGGAATTACTGGAGGACCAGTTAACATGTGATAACTGTAAGGAGAAAGTTACAAAGGAGAAGCAACTTAAGTTTGATAAGTTGCCTCCTGTTGCTACGTTCCATCTTAAGAGATTCAAGAATGATGGAGTTACTATGGAGAAGATCTTCAAGCATATTGAGTTCCCTTTGGAGTTGGATTTGCTCCCTTTCATGAGCGGTAACCAAAATCCTGAG GTTTCGACAAAGTATCATCTTTATGCCTTTGTGGAGCACATTGGGGTTAGAGCAACTTTTGGTCATTACTCCGCTTATGTGAGATCAGCTCCTGAGACATGGCATAATTTTGATGACTCAAAG GTCACAAGATTCAGCGAAGATAGAGTTCTATCGCAGGatgcatatatattattttatgcaaGAGAAGGAACTCCTTGGTTTGCTAGTACTTTTGAACAGCTGAAGGCAGTGTTTGAAGCTACTCCATCAAATTTTTCACCAAAGTCAGTGCTTGATAACAGTTACGAGAGTATTGGTAATTCCAGTAAAGCCTGCAACGACTCGGTTGGAGTATCGATCCCAGATGTAAATTGGTCAGATTTTTCCTGTCGTGAGCCTAAAGAAGAAGTGTTCCATTCAGCCGAGTCTTGCAACGATGAAGATTCTTTGGCCATGATTGACGCTCTCAAGTCACCTGAGGCTGATGAATCTGAGAAACCATTTGCTGAAACCACTCAACAAAGAGAACCTGAGTCATGTTCAGCTGGGAACAAAGCTAACATCGATGAATCTGAGAAGTCACCTGCTGAGACCTCTCAACAGAATGAACCTGTGTCAAATCCAGCTGTTGACAGACCTAGCACAGATGCCGCTCATGTCCCTATGCACAAGGTTCAGAATCAAGACATATCTCCAAAACGCAAAG CTGATGAGAACGCTTCGCTTGGTGGTGCATACGAACGTAAGCCCAAGATTCAAAAACCAAATTCCCGTCCAAAACGCCAAG GAAGCTTTCAGATTCAACGTTCGCATTTGCAAACTAAGAACCAAGAAGAAACTCGTAGAACAATGCCAATGGCCTTAAGAAGCAATGTTGATGTAGATcccaaagaaaaaagtattgCTCTTTCATATCTCAGAAAGATTCAGACACCTCGCTCCCGGATGTTGGTTAAAGTTTTGGGTGGTTCTCCaatcaagaaaaggaaattcAGAAGATAA
- the LOC104728516 gene encoding glycine-rich cell wall structural protein 1.8-like isoform X1, translated as MVSLKAFSTVFFLILGVSICYATSRNLLNYGAGHAGGGGGGHGGGGGSGGVSGGGYGGVSGGGYGGGSGEGGGGGYGGAEGYAGGGGAGHGGGGGGAASSGGYASGGGEGGGGGYGGAAGGYDGHAGGGGGGSGGGGGAAYGGAGGASGYGAGAGEGAGGLIGGHAGGGGGGSGGGGGSAYGGSGEHASGYGDGAGEGGGAGGSEYGGGAYGGGGGHGGGGGSAGGAHGGAGGSEYGGGAYGGGGGHGGGGGSAGGAHGGAYGGGEGGGAGGGGSHGSAGGYGGGGGGGSGGGGAYGGGGAHGGGYGGGGGEGGGYGGGAAGGYGGGGGGGEGGGGSYGGEHGGGSGGGHGGGGGHGGGGYAP; from the exons ATGGTTTCTCTCAAAGCTTTCTCAACTGTCTTTTTTCTTATACTCGGCGTTAGCATTTGCTACGCCACTAGCCGGAATCTTTTGAACTACGGTGCTGGTCATGctggtggtggcggtggaggacatggtggtggtggtggttctgGAGGAGTTAGTGGTGGAGGTTATGGAGGAGTGAGTGGTGGTGGCTATGGGGGTGGTAGTGGAGAAGGAGGCGGTGGTGGATATGGAGGTGCCGAAGGGTATGCTGGTGGTGGCGGTGCTGGTCATGGGGGAGGCGGCGGTGGAGCTGCTTCTTCCGGTGGTTATGctagtggaggaggagaaggaggtggtggtggttacGGTGGAGCGGCTGGTGGTTATGATGGTCAtgccggtggtggtggtggaggtagcggtggtggtggtggagctgCATATGGCGGTGCAGGAGGAGCTAGTGGTTATGGAGCTGGTGCTGGGGAAGGAGCTGGTGGTTTAATTGGTGGTCATGCTGGCGGTGGAGGCGGTGGTAGCGGAGGCGGTGGAGGATCAGCTTACGGTGGTTCAGGAGAGCATGCTAGTGGTTATGGAGACGGAGCTGGCGAAGGTGGTGGCGCCGGTGGAAGTGAGTATGGAGGTGGAGCTTATGGAGGCGGTGGTGGTcatggaggtggaggtggatcAGCAGGAGGGGCTCATGGTGGTGC CGGTGGAAGTGAGTATGGAGGTGGAGCTTATGGAGGCGGTGGTGGTcatggaggtggaggtggatcAGCAGGAGGGGCTCATGGTGGTGCTTATGGAGGCGgtgaaggaggaggagctggTGGGGGAGGATCTCACGGTAGTGCTGGAGGCTATGGaggtggtggcggtggaggaagtggaggaggaggagcttaCGGTGGAGGAGGAGCACATGGGGGTGGTTATGGAGGTGGTGGGGGTGAAGGAGGTGGTTATGGAGGAGGTGCAGCAGGAGGATATGGaggtggcggtggaggaggagaaggtggAGGCGGTAGTTACGGTGGTGAACATGGAGGTGGTTCAGGCGGAGGccacggtggtggtggtggtcacGGTGGTGGAGGCTATGCCCCATGA
- the LOC104728516 gene encoding glycine-rich cell wall structural protein 1.8-like isoform X2: MVSLKAFSTVFFLILGVSICYATSRNLLNYGAGHAGGGGGGHGGGGGSGGVSGGGYGGVSGGGYGGGSGEGGGGGYGGAEGYAGGGGAGHGGGGGGAASSGGYASGGGEGGGGGYGGAAGGYGGHAGGGGGGSGGGGGAAYGGEGGASGYGGGAGEGAGGAFGGHVGGGGGGSGGGGGSAYGGSGEHASGYGDGAGEGGGAGGSEYGGGAYGGGGGHGGGGGSAGGAHGGAYGGGEGGGAGGGGSHGSAGGYGGGGGGGSGGGGAYGGGGAHGGGYGGGGGEGGGYGGGAAGGYGGGGGGGEGGGGSYGGEHGGGSGGGHGGGGGHGGGGYAP; encoded by the exons ATGGTTTCTCTCAAAGCTTTCTCAACTGTCTTTTTTCTTATACTCGGCGTTAGCATTTGCTACGCCACTAGCCGGAATCTTTTGAACTACGGTGCTGGTCATGctggtggtggcggtggaggacatggtggtggtggtggttctgGAGGAGTTAGTGGTGGAGGTTATGGAGGAGTGAGTGGTGGTGGCTATGGGGGTGGTAGTGGAGAAGGAGGCGGTGGTGGATATGGAGGTGCCGAAGGGTATGCTGGTG GTGGCGGTGCTGGTCATGGGGGAGGCGGTGGTGGAGCTGCTTCTTCCGGTGGTTATGctagtggaggaggagaaggaggtggtggtggttacGGTGGAGCGGCTGGTGGTTACGGTGGTCAtgccggtggtggtggtggaggtagcggtggtggtggtggagctgCATATGGCGGTGAAGGAGGAGCTAGTGGTTATGGAGGTGGTGCTGGTGAAGGAGCTGGTGGTGCATTTGGTGGTCATGTAGGTGGTGGAGGCGGTGGTAGCGGAGGCGGTGGAGGATCAGCTTACGGTGGTTCAGGAGAGCATGCTAGTGGTTATGGAGACGGAGCTGGCGAAGGTGGTGGCGCCGGTGGAAGTGAGTATGGAGGTGGAGCTTATGGAGGCGGTGGTGGTcatggaggtggaggtggatcAGCAGGAGGGGCTCATGGTGGTGCTTATGGAGGCGgtgaaggaggaggagctggTGGGGGAGGATCTCACGGTAGTGCTGGAGGCTATGGaggtggtggcggtggaggaagtggaggaggaggagcttaCGGTGGAGGAGGAGCACATGGGGGTGGTTATGGAGGTGGTGGGGGTGAAGGAGGTGGTTATGGAGGAGGTGCAGCAGGAGGATATGGaggtggcggtggaggaggagaaggtggAGGCGGTAGTTACGGTGGTGAACATGGAGGTGGTTCAGGCGGAGGccacggtggtggtggtggtcacGGTGGTGGAGGCTATGCCCCATGA